One Mangifera indica cultivar Alphonso chromosome 4, CATAS_Mindica_2.1, whole genome shotgun sequence genomic region harbors:
- the LOC123213346 gene encoding uncharacterized protein At3g27210-like → MGNCVTVQKKSLNSEMKLAVQIQSPTKENTTKNDQKTDGHCFLPQTSQIGHAASFRDLSLSSTEEMFLDSHPWLESDCEDYFSVNGDLTPSCINTPICHKISTEIQLDKIVYTDTRPTPDSLPEPSPTEMKKQLIELFRESFGDSRSDGDQQLHGQQKVKPTVFDLPRKSASRSPYESIPNSVCSSERRTPYRGTHPGKEKSSQYSQCCIPSLMRSLSFTEKKKRLSSASA, encoded by the exons ATGGGTAATTGTGTTACAGTTCAGAAGAAGTCACTTAACTCAGAAATGAAACTTGCAGTCCAAATTCAATCACCCACCAAGGAGAACACAACCAAAAACGACCAAAAAACTGATGGCCACTGTTTCTTGCCTCAAACTTCACAAATAGGACATGCGGCTAGTTTTCGAGACTTGAGTTTGA GTAGTACAGAGGAAATGTTTTTGGATTCTCACCCCTGGTTAGAATCTGATTGTGAAGATTACTTCAGTGTCAATGGTG ATCTTACTCCATCTTGTATCAACACTCCAATCTGCCATAAGATCTCCACGGAAATTCAGCTTGATAAGATTGTTTATACTGACACCAGACCGACACCCGATTCCTTACCTGAACCTTCTCCTACAGAAATGAAAAAACAACTGATTGAGCTCTTTCGAGAGAGTTTCGGTGATAGTCGTAGTGATGGAGATCAACAGTTACACGGGCAGCAGAAAGTCAAACCAACTGTTTTTGACCTCCCTAGAAAATCTGCAAGTAGAAGTCCATATGAATCAATTCCAAATTCTGTTTGCAGTAGTGAAAGAAGAACTCCTTACAGAGGAACCCATCCTGGGAAAGAGAAATCATCTCAATATTCTCAGTGCTGCATTCCAAGTTTGATGCGCAGCTTGAGCTTTACcgagaagaagaaaaggctgAGTTCTGCCAGTGCTTGA
- the LOC123213824 gene encoding pre-mRNA-splicing factor ATP-dependent RNA helicase DEAH7, with protein MEKREGAAKPIDLDKTTELLEPEEMNGGGGLFVPNKERLIYRAPEAKSRLGLEVCPNGKRGGSKSDGGFKVPKVAPLAASIDEEEKLEFYGIDEVGSNNINGVRNHSSRRYRDTTSTTSEIIDAEDTKTVGRRSGDTAGTHLSNQHKSLDVSSSIGSSLSASASSRYDRDDSGSERRYYKDDSRSESRVSSRRDNYDSKGRYHERETRSRYDSDSSGEYGRKRSRYEGSRRTPGKSDWDDGRWEWEETPRHESYSNSTRRHQPSPSPMFVGASPDARLVSPLSTPRLAGYAASPWDHVSPSPVPIRASGSSVRSSTSGYSRKSHQFSFSTENSESFEDEEGKTISAKEDDYEITESMRLEMEYNSDRAWYDRDEGNTFDGDSSSFFLGDEASFQKKEVELAKRLVRKDGTRMSLAQSKKLSQITADNHQWEERQLLRSGAVRGTELSTEFDDEEEHKVILLVHDTKPPFLDGRIVFTKQAEPIMPIKDPTSDMAIISRKGSVLVREMREKQNMNKSRQRFWELAGTKFGNILGVEKTAEQIDADTADVGEHGEVDFKEDAKFSQHMKKGEAVSDFAKSKSIAEQRQYLPIYSVRDELLQVIRENQVAVVVGETGSGKTTQLTQYLHEDGYTTNGIVGCTQPRRVAAMSVAKRVSEEMETELGDKVGYAIRFEDVTGPNTIIKYMTDGVLLRETLKDSDLDKYRVVVMDEAHERSLSTDVLFGILKKVVARRRDFKLIVTSATLNAQKFSNFFGSVPIFHIPGRTFPVNILYSKTPCEDYVEAAVKQAMTIHITSSPGDILIFMTGQDEIEAACHALAERMEQLVSTTKREVPKLEILPIYSQLPADLQAKIFQKAEEGARKCIVATNIAETSLTVDGIFYVIDTGYGKMKVYNPKMGMDALQVFPVSRAAADQRAGRAGRTGPGTCYRLYTENAYLNEMLPSPVPEIQRTNLGNVVLLLKSLKVDNLLDFDFMDPPPEDNILNSMYQLWVLGALNNVGGLTDLGWKMVEFPLDPPLAKMLLMGEQLGCLDEVLTIVSMLSVPSVFFRPKDRAEESDAAREKFFVQESDHLTLLYVYQQWKEHQYRGDWCSDHYLHVKSLRKAREVRSQLLDILKTLKIPLTSSGHNFDIVRKAICSAYFHNAARLKGVGEYVNCRNGMPCHLHPSSAIYGLGYTPEYVVYHELILTTKEYMQCATAVEPHWLAELGPMFFTVKDSDTSMLEHKKKQKEGKSAMEEEMENLKREQAEEERKNKEREKEKRAKGQQRVSMPGLRQGGSTYLRPKKLGL; from the exons aTGGAG aaaCGAGAGGGGGCTGCTAAGCCTATTGACCTGGACAAAACAACTGAACTGTTGGAACCTGAGGAGATGAATGGTGGTGGGGGATTATTTGTACCAAATAAGGAACGGCTTATATATAGAGCACCTGAGGCAAAATCTCGGTTAG GGCTAGAGGTATGCCCTAATGGAAAAAGGGGAGGTTCTAAGAGTGATGGTGGGTTCAAAGTCCCAAAAGTTGCTCCCCTTGCAGCATCAATTGATGAGGAAGAGAAGCTTGAATTTTATGGAATAGATGAGGTAGGCAGTAACAACATAAACGGTGTCCGGAATCATTCTAGTAGGCGCTATCGTGATACAACATCAACTACAAGTGAGATAATTGATGCAG AAGATACAAAGACTGTAGGGAGACGAAGTGGTGATACAGCTGGAACTCATCTCTCAAATCAACATAAATCTTTAGAT GTTTCATCGTCTATTGGGAGTTCCTTGAGTGCCTCTGCAAGTTCTAGGTATGACAGGGATGACAGCGGTAGTGAGAGAAGATATTACAAGGATGATTCTAGAAGTGAAAGTAGGGTGAGCAGCAGGAGAGACAATTATGATAGTAAGGGACGGTATCATGAAAGGGAAACACGTAGTCGATATGATTCGGATTCCAGTGGAGAATATGGAAGAAAACGAAGTAGATATGAAGGTTCAAGGAGGACACCTG GCAAGTCTGACTGGGATGATGGACGATGGGAATGGGAAGAAACACCTCGCCATGAAAGTTACTCCAATTCCACTAGGCGCCATCAACCTTCTCCTTCTCCAATGTTTGTTGGGGCCTCACCTGATGCTCGATTAGTTTCTCCCTTGTCAACACCTCGTTTGGCTG GTTATGCTGCCTCTCCATGGGACCATGTTTCTCCCTCACCGGTTCCAATACGTGCTTCTGGATCCTCAGTTAGATCTTCAACTTCTGGATACAGTAGGAAGTCCcatcaattttcattttctacTGAAAATTCAGAGTCATTCGAG GATGAAGAAGGTAAAACTATTTCTGCTAAAGAAGATGATTACGAGATCACTGAAAGTATGCGTCTGGAGATGGAATACAATTCTGATCGAGCATG GTATGATAGAGATGAAGGAAACACATTTGATGGGGATAGCTCCTCTTTTTTTCTTGGTGATGAGGCTTCTTTCCAAAAGAAAGAGGTGGAGTTGGCTAAAAGATTG GTTCGAAAAGACGGAACTAGGATGTCGCTTGCTCAGAGCAAAAAGTTGTCTCAGATTACTGCTGATAATCATCAGTGGGAAGAGAGGCAACTTTTGAGATCTGGAGCTGTAAGAGGTACAGAGTTGTCGACTGAGTTTGATGATGAGGAAGAACACAAGGTTATTCTTCTTGTACATG ATACAAAACCTCCTTTCCTGGATGGCAGAATCGTTTTCACTAAACAAGCAGAGCCTATAATGCCCATAAAAGACCCCACATCAGACATGGCTATAATTTCGCGCAAAGGATCTGTTTTGGTTAGAGAAATGCGTGAGAAACAGAACATGAATAAATCACGTCAGCGGTTTTGGGAACTTGCAGGCACAAAATTTGGTAATATTTTGGGTGTGGAGAAAACAGCAGAGCAG ATTGATGCAGATACTGCTGATGTAGGTGAACATGGTGAAGTTGATTTCAAGGAAGATGCAAAATTTTCCCAACATATGAAAAAGGGGGAGGCTGTGAGTGACTTTGCAAAGTCCAAAAGCATAGCAGAACAGCGACAATATCTACCTATATATTCAGTTCGTGATGAGCTATTGCAG GTAATACGTGAAAATCAGGTGGCTGTTGTTGTTGGAGAAACTGGCTCTGGGAAGACAACTCAACTGACACAG TACTTACATGAAGATGGATACACCACAAATGGCATTGTGGGTTGTACCCAGCCAAGGCGTGTGGCAGCTATGAGTGTGGCAAAGAGAGTCagtgaagaaatggaaactGAGCTAGGTGACAAGGTCGGTTATGCCATTCGTTTTGAGGACGTGACCGGGCCAAACACCATAATTAAG TACATGACTGATGGAGTGCTTCTGCGTGAAACTTTGAAAGATTCAGATCTTGACAAGTATCG TGTTGTTGTGATGGATGAAGCACATGAGAGATCTCTTAGCACGGATGTACTGTTTGGGATACTGAAAAAAGTGGTTGCCCGACGACGTGATTTCAAGCTCATTGTAACATCTGCAACTCTGAATGCacagaaattttcaaatttctttggAAG TGTACCAATTTTCCATATTCCTGGGAGAACATTTCCTGTCAACATTTTGTATAGTAAAACTCCCTGTGAAGACTATGTTGAAGCAGCAGTAAAGCAGGCCATGACAATTCACATCACCAGCTCCCCAGGTGACATCCTAATTTTCATGACTGGCCAAGATGAGATTGAGGCAGCTTGTCATGCCCTTGCAGAGCGCATGGAACAGCTTGTCTCCACCACCAAGAGAGAGGTTCCTAAACTTGAGATACTTCCAATATACTCCCAGTTGCCGGCTGATTTGCAAGCCAAGATATTCCAGAAAGCTGAAGAGGGGGCCCGCAAATGTATCGTAGCAACCAACATCGCTGAGACATCACTGACTGTAGATGGAATTTTTTATGTGATCGACACAGGTTATGGCAAAATGAAAGTTTACAACCCTAAAATGGGTATGGATGCTCTGCAAGTTTTCCCTGTCAGCCGTGCTGCTGCTGACCAGCGAGCTGGACGTGCTGGTAGAACTGGACCTGGTACATGTTATCGGCTTTATACAGAGAATGCATACCTTAATGAAATGCTGCCAAGTCCTGTGCCAGAGATTCAGAGAACCAACCTTGGCAATGTGGTGTTGTTACTCAAGTCCCTTAAAGTTGATAACTTGCTGGATTTTGATTTCATGGACCCGCCTCCGGAGGATAACATCTTGAATTCTATGTATCAGTTGTGGGTCTTAGGTGCACTTAACAATGTTGGGGGCTTAACTGATCTTGGCTGGAAAATGGTGGAATTCCCATTGGATCCTCCACTTGCTAAGATGCTCTTGATGGGTGAGCAACTAGGATGCCTCGATGAGGTTTTGACAATAGTGTCAATGCTTTCAGTGCCATCAGTATTCTTCCGGCCTAAAGATAGGGCAGAGGAGAGTGATGCAGCTAGAGAGAAATTTTTTGTGCAAGAATCTGACCATTTAACTCTACTCTATGTTTACCAGCAATGGAAGGAGCACCAGTATCGGGGAGACTGGTGCAGTGATCATTATTTGCATGTTAAATCCTTGCGAAAGGCTAGAGAAGTGAGATCTCAGCTGCTTGATATTCTCAAGACACTGAAAATCCCGCTAACATCCAGCGGACATAATTTTGACATTGTCCGAAAAGCTATCTGTTCTGCATACTTCCACAATGCAGCAAGATTAAAGGGAGTTGGGGAGTATGTAAATTGCAGGAATGGAATGCCTTGCCATCTGCACCCGAGCAGTGCAATTTATGGTTTGGGTTACACTCCAGAGTATGTGGTTTATCATGAATTGATATTGACAACCAAGGAGTACATGCAATGTGCCACAGCTGTAGAGCCTCATTGGCTGGCTGAGCTAGGACCGATGTTTTTCACTGTGAAGGATTCTGATACGTCAATGTTGGAGcataagaagaaacaaaaggaaGGAAAATCGGCTATGGAGGAGGAGATGGAAAATTTGAAGAGGGAACAAGcggaggaagaaagaaaaaacaaggaGAGAGAGAAGGAGAAGAGGGCAAAGGGGCAGCAACGAGTGTCGATGCCAGGTTTGCGCCAGGGTGGCTCGACTTACCTCAGACCAAAGAAGCTCGGTTTGTAA
- the LOC123213938 gene encoding receptor protein kinase-like protein ZAR1 codes for MENRFWVLLFVCFSSFQLSFSLSPDGLTLLSLKSAIDQPSDGSVFSDWNENDPTPCHWSGIFCMNISGFPDPRVVGIAISGKNLRGYIPSELGSLAYLRRLNLHNNNLYGSIPVQLFNATALHSLFLYGNNLSGSLPPSICNLPRLQNLDLSNNSLTGSLPDDIKNCKQLQRLILAKNKFSGKLPAGIWPVLENLVQLDLSANDFEGPIPNDLGELQSLSGTLNLSFNHLSGRIPKSLGNLPVTVSFDLRNNNLSGEIPQTGSFANQGPTAFLNNPQLCGFPLQKSCKDSSDSQQETQSSVPESDKNKRKGLSPGLIILISVADAAGVAFIGLVIVYIYWRKKDSNGGCSCTGRSKLGGNEKGKLCSCPCINGFRNEDSELEDHEKSERTKCEGELVAIDKGFSIELDELLRASAYVLGKSGLGIVYKVVLGNGVPVAVRRLGEGGEQRYKEFVSEVQTIAKVKHPNIVKLRAYYWAPDEKLLISDFISNGNLNNALRGRSGQPSSSGLSWSIRLRIIKGTARGLAYLHECSPRKFVHGDIKPSNILINNDFQPYISDFGLNRLVNITGNSPSSSGGFMGGALPYMKSVQTERANNYKAPEARVPGSRPTQKWDVYAFGVVLLELLTGKAPELSPTTSTSIEVPDLVRWVRKGFEEENPLSDMVDPLLLQEVHAKKEVLAVFQVALTCTETDPEVRPRMKNVSENLERIGS; via the exons ATGGAAAACCGTTTCTGGGTTCTGTTGTTTGtctgtttttcctcttttcaaTTGTCTTTTTCTCTCTCGCCGGATGGACTCACTCTGCTTTCACTCAAATCCGCCATTGATCAGCCATCAGACGGCTCTGTTTTCTCCGACTGGAACGAGAACGACCCCACACCCTGTCACTGGTCAGGCATTTTCTGCATGAACATTTCCGGCTTCCCCGACCCACGAGTGGTCGGCATCGCAATTTCCGGCAAAAATCTGCGTGGCTATATTCCCTCCGAGCTCGGTTCTTTAGCCTATCTCCGTAGACTCAACCTTCACAACAATAATTTGTACGGATCAATTCCTGTTCAGTTGTTCAACGCCACCGCACTTCACAGTCTCTTTCTCTACGGCAATAATCTCTCTGGTTCTCTCCCGCCGTCGATCTGTAACCTCCCTAGACTCCAAAACCTTGATCTTTCCAACAATTCTTTAACGGGTTCTCTTCCTGATGATATAAAGAATTGCAAGCAATTACAAAGGCTTATACTTGCCAAAAACAAATTTTCCGGGAAGCTTCCAGCAGGGATTTGGCCAGTTTTGGAAAATTTGGTACAGCTTGATCTTTCTGCAAATGATTTTGAAGGCCCCATACCCAATGATCTTGGCGAGTTACAGTCTTTATCAGGTACtcttaatttatctttcaaCCATTTATCTGGTAGAATCCCGAAATCGCTTGGGAATTTACCTGTTACAGTCAGTTTTGATCTGAGAAACAATAATTTGAGCGGTGAAATACCTCAAACGGGGTCGTTTGCAAACCAAGGACCAACTGCTTTTCTTAACAATCCTCAATTATGCGGCTTTCCTCTTCAAAAATCTTGCAAAGACTCTTCAGATAGCCAGCAGGAAACCCAGAGTTCGGTGCCGGAATCCGAtaagaacaaaagaaaaggCCTGAGTCCCGgtttgattatattaatatcaGTAGCTGATGCAGCTGGTGTTGCATTTATTGGTTTAGTGATCGTTTACATTTACTGGAGAAAGAAAGACTCCAATGGCGGATGTAGCTGCACGGGAAGAAGCAAACTCGGAGGAAACGAAAAGGGAAAGCTCTGTTCTTGTCCTTGCATAAACGGTTTTAGAAATGAAGATTCTGAATTGGAGGATCACGAAAAATCAGAAAGAACGAAATGTGAAGGAGAGCTGGTGGCAATTGATAAAGGGTTTTCGATTGAGCTCGATGAGCTGCTGAGAGCTTCAGCTTATGTACTGGGAAAGAGTGGGTTAGGGATTGTGTACAAAGTTGTTCTCGGAAATGGCGTGCCAGTGGCTGTAAGGAGACTTGGTGAAGGTGGAGAACAGAGATATAAAGAGTTCGTCAGTGAAGTCCAGACCATTGCTAAAGTAAAACATCCTAATATTGTTAAGTTGAGAGCTTATTATTGGGCACCAGATGAGAAGCTTCTTATCAGTGATTTCATTTCCAATGGCAACTTGAATAATGCTCTTCGAG GGAGAAGTGGGCAGCCATCCTCAAGCGGCCTCTCATGGTCAATAAGGCTGAGAATTATAAAGGGAACAGCTCGGGGCTTGGCCTATCTTCACGAATGCAGTCCAAGAAAATTTGTCCATGGAGACATCAAACCATCAAACATCCTCATCAACAATGATTTTCAACCTTACATCTCCGATTTTGGACTCAACAGACTCGTAAACATCACAGGCAATAGTCCTTCTTCCTCCGGCGGATTTATGGGCGGAGCCCTCCCTTACATGAAGTCAGTCCAAACAGAACGAGCCAACAATTACAAAGCTCCAGAGGCTCGAGTCCCCGGAAGCCGACCCACGCAGAAGTGGGACGTATATGCGTTCGGCGTCGTTCTGCTCGAATTACTCACTGGAAAGGCGCCTGAACTCTCGCCAACCACATCAACGTCCATCGAAGTTCCGGATCTGGTGAGGTGGGTGAGAAAAGGCTTCGAAGAAGAGAACCCATTATCGGATATGGTCGATCCGTTATTGCTGCAAGAAGTGCATGCCAAAAAGGAGGTGCTGGCAGTTTTTCAAGTGGCACTTACTTGCACAGAGACAGACCCTGAGGTCCGGCCGAGGATGAAAAATGTATCGGAAAATCTTGAGAGGATTGGCTCATAG